In Candidatus Babeliales bacterium, the DNA window ATAAGTAGTACTAAAACCAAGGGAGGAGCTTCTTTAAAACAGATATAAGCAACAAACCAAGCATGTTCTAAATGTTCCTTACCCAATGAGCGTTTTCCGAGCTTACTAACCTGAGCAGTTCCGGTTTTAGCATAAATTTTTATATCTTCAATAGTATTAACTCGAGCTCCAGTACCTTGAGTAACCACCGATTTCATTGATTTTTTGAGAAAATTACGTGTAGAGAGAGAAACGCTAAGAGGACGTAAGAAAATTGGTTCCTGTGTTAAAATACGTGGATTGACTAAGTACCCTTTAAAAATGCTACCGATCATACTGGCAATTTGAATTGGCGTTACCAGTAAATATCCTTGACCAATGCTGGCATGCAATGTTTCGCCAGCCCACCAAGGTTCGCCTAATTTTTTATACTTCCATTCCCGTGTGGGGACCAAACCAGCTTGTTCAGCAAATACGGTATTTGTTTTTTGGCCGAGACCAAACTTTAAAGCATATGTTGCAAGATCATCAATCGATATTTGTTTGCCAATTTCATAAAATGGAATATTGCACGATTTGGCAACCGCTTCATGCATCGTTAAAAAACCATGTCCAGAGCGCTTTGCGCAATGATACCGTAAATTATGAAATTTAAGATACCCATTACATTCAAAAATAGTTTCTGGGCTAATAATATTTAATTCAAGGCCAGCAGCAAGAGATACTAATTTAAAAATTGATGCGGGCGGATAGCAGGCATTAAAAACACGATTCAAAAAAGGCTTATTTTCTTGTAATGCAAGCCATTTATCCGAATTAATTGGACTTAAAAAAACACTTGGATCAAAACTTGGACGAGATACTAGTGCTTTAATAGCGCCATTTTCTGGATCAATAAGAATCATTGCGCCAGTTTGATTATTGTTAAAAGATTGCTCTGCTATCATTTGTAAAGAAACATCCAGTGTTGTTTGAATATCATTGCCAATTAAAGATTTTTTTATTTCTTGTTCAAAAATAGAAGAACCCGTTGAATTTATTAAGTTAATACGCTGCCCTTTTGTTCCTTTTAGCGTTGTTTCGAATAGTTTTTCTAGGCCCATTTTTCCTTCAGTATCCAATGCTATATTACTAATGTATCCGATAGTATGGCTTGCAAGCATTGTATAGGGATAGTATCGTTTAATTTCCTTTTCAATCATGATATTCGGATGATCAGGGAATTTTTCAAAAATTTTACTCAAGTGTTCAAATGAAATATCCGAATCAAGTAAAACTTTTTTGCCATATTTTTTTGCGTATTGAATTTTTTCATGTAAGGTTTCAGTTTCATTTATATCACATACTTTTTTTAAAAATGATAAAAGATCTAGTTGATCTGCTGATAAATTTTTATTGTGAGAACTTTGCCAATAAAGTTTTGTAACTGGCCTATTTGTAGCAAGTAGTTTGCCGTTACAATCTAAGATATTGCCGCGTATACAAGGAGTCTTTGTGGTGCGTATACAATTTTTCTGTGCACGAATTTGAAGCTCATTTCCTAAATAAATTTGTAGATGAAAAAGGCGCGCAAAAATAATGAAAAAAATAATTGCTAAAATACAACTGACTCGTTGATAATGCCGGTCAAAAATCGTTCCTTCTAACGACATAATAAAATTACGTTGATTGTTTTTTAATCGAATTAAATGGATGTATTGAATCGCACATTTCACTCAATTGTGTGTTGGAAACATGTGTGTATTTTTCAGTACTTGTAAGTGTAGCATGACCGAGTAATTCTTGAACCACTCGTAAATCAACACCTTGATTTAATAAATGCGTAGCAAACGAATGACGGAGCTTATGCGGCGTTATTTTTTTTTGAATATTTAAAAATGATCGAAACATCTCGCAAATCCGTTGAATCGAACGAGTTGATATTGATTGACCTCGATGATTTAAAAAAAGATATTCATCATCGCTTTTTTGTAATAGACGTTCTTTTTCTAAATAAGTAATTATTTTTTCTTTTGCTTTTGAACCAAACAATACAAAACGTTCCTTTTTTCCTTTGCCAAAGATACGGATTGTTTTATTTTCTAGATCGATATTATTAAAAGTAATACTTACTAATTCAGAGCATCGAATACCGGTAGCGTATAATAATTCAAAAATCGCTAAATCACGATGCGGGCTTGATGTGGTGAGTTCACTTGGCTGGATTTTATCCAATAAATAAGAAATTTCATCAATGCTTAAATATATCGGTAATTTTTTATCAAGGCGCGGACGAGTTAGCTTTAATGCTATCGGAATGCCTTGCTTATTTAAAAATCTAAGAAACGATTGTAAGCAAGAAATTTTACGTGCAATAGAACTTTTGCTTATTTTTTTATAATACATAGCAACAAAATAACGTTCTATTAAAAGACGAAACGGGATTTCGATCTTATTTCTTGTTATATTTTCTTGCCAAAATTCAATTAATTGATTCAAATCACTTTCATAGGCACGATAGGTATGAGTGGAAACGTTTTTTTCTATTTTCAAAAAAGTGATAAATGCTATTTTTTGTTCTTTAAAATCTTTTAATTTCATAGTACTCCTTGTGCTAGATTAAACAATACGCAAATGCGCGGGATTAATCAATATTATACTCTTTGCATCGGCGATTGATTGAAGAGCGATTTACGCCAAGGAATGTTGCGATTTTATTTTGATTTTTAAATTTTTGCATAAGCATGCGGAGTATTTTAGGATCTTTGAGTGCTTTTTTGCCCAAGCGTGCCGCTTCTACCAGCTCAGGATCTGAGACATTATACGCAGGATCGAATTGTACTTCTTGTAAAACTTCATTTTTTTGCGATTTTTTTAACAATATATTTTGTACACGGCTTCTAAATTCTTGCAAACTTGCTGGACATGAATTTATAAGTTTGAGTTTTTCTTTTTCAGTTAATACCAAAAGATTTTTAAAAGTCTGTGTTTGAATTGCTTGTTCAGTAAATCCTTCAGCAAGATCAGTAAGTTCCTTTTTTGGTAATGAAAGTAAAGGCGGCATAATTAAAGTGGTTTGGTTGAGCTCTTTAAAAAGTGCCCTAGAAAATCTTCCTTCTTGAACGAGCGTTGATAAATTTTGATTAGTGGAGCAGATGATACGTACATTTGCAGTAATCTTATGATCTCCTTTAAATACATGAAAAAAGCCATAACGGATAAATTCTGCCAAGTGATGCTGGGTTTCTAAATCAAGAAAATGAATATTTTCAATGAACAAGGTTCCGACTTCATTAAGTTTTTCCAGTAAAGCAAGTTCACGATTTAAACCAAAAATAGAATTCATACCAAATAGCTTCATTGCGGTTGCAAAGTTTTTTTCAGGCGCTTGTAGTTTAAGAATATGTAAAGTTTCTCGTAAACTAATATGATGCAATAGCTCAACCATAGGCATGATATCTGCCTCTGGTATTTCAAGTAACAGTGCTTTTTTAGAAAGTGCTGTTTTAAGAAGTTCAATTTTAAAATTAAGAAGTTTTTCACCAGAACCAGGAATAAGCTGTTTGATTAATTTTCCAGAAGCAGTGGTTTCTAGATATAAGAGATAATCCCATTCTGAAGGATTTTTAAGTAAATCAACTTGTTCTTTAACAATATCAGAGATTTCTGGGTAATAAACCAAAATAATGATATTGTTTTGTTCTAAATTTGGGATAGCTGATAAAACTAAACGATTTCCGATTGTATCTTTTACTAGACATGTATAACTTGTTTTATATTCCTGCACCTGCTGTGAAAGCTTGTATAGCGATTTAGTTAATGGATGCCCTTCCTGCACATTGATATTAACTTGTAATAAATCTTTTGCCGTTTGATTAGCATAAATAAAACGGCGTTGCTTATAAAATAAAATGCCAATTTTACGTTGTTTGTTATCACGCAAGAAAGATCGAATACTCTCTTTATACTGGTTAATCTCATGAAGTTTACGATACAGTTCTTCTTGCAGTTCTTTTTCTTTTTGAATGATAGTAACTAGGTTTCTATTTTCGAGTAAGTTAATAATATTAGCAAGATAACTAGCAAATACCACCATCTCATCCCGCTCTATATTGCTATAAAATTCTTCAGAGCGAGAATCACGTTCTACAACGATATAACCAATAATAGTGTTTTTTTCGTAAATAGGTAAAAAGATATCAACATTAATTTGTTTTAAAAAAGGTAGTATTTCTTGTGATGTAGCTGAATTTTCATAAAAATTGCTAAACTCAATTTCATCCATAATTAATATTTTTTCTTGCCTTAAATAGTTGGCAATTGAGCAGCCTTCATTTTCATGATGACTGATAAATGCCTCTACTGTTTTTTCAATCGGATTTAACGAATCAACGGTATCATCAGGTTCTTGTTTTCTTTTTATTTTTCGCATAACAAGCATAATGCGATTTGGATGAACGCTAAACATATTTTTGAAAAATGACTGTGCAATATGATTCAATTCCTTCATGTTAGTAACTTGCCCGAGCTGTTCAAGCGTATTTTTAAAATCATCAATAAAGTTAAATGAAGAAACTGATTGCACATGATTTTGAAAAT includes these proteins:
- the mrdA gene encoding penicillin-binding protein 2; this translates as MSLEGTIFDRHYQRVSCILAIIFFIIFARLFHLQIYLGNELQIRAQKNCIRTTKTPCIRGNILDCNGKLLATNRPVTKLYWQSSHNKNLSADQLDLLSFLKKVCDINETETLHEKIQYAKKYGKKVLLDSDISFEHLSKIFEKFPDHPNIMIEKEIKRYYPYTMLASHTIGYISNIALDTEGKMGLEKLFETTLKGTKGQRINLINSTGSSIFEQEIKKSLIGNDIQTTLDVSLQMIAEQSFNNNQTGAMILIDPENGAIKALVSRPSFDPSVFLSPINSDKWLALQENKPFLNRVFNACYPPASIFKLVSLAAGLELNIISPETIFECNGYLKFHNLRYHCAKRSGHGFLTMHEAVAKSCNIPFYEIGKQISIDDLATYALKFGLGQKTNTVFAEQAGLVPTREWKYKKLGEPWWAGETLHASIGQGYLLVTPIQIASMIGSIFKGYLVNPRILTQEPIFLRPLSVSLSTRNFLKKSMKSVVTQGTGARVNTIEDIKIYAKTGTAQVSKLGKRSLGKEHLEHAWFVAYICFKEAPPLVLVLLIEHAGSSRAATSVAKQFLSRYRTHMIKQEKSKKS
- the xerA gene encoding site-specific tyrosine recombinase/integron integrase; translated protein: MKLKDFKEQKIAFITFLKIEKNVSTHTYRAYESDLNQLIEFWQENITRNKIEIPFRLLIERYFVAMYYKKISKSSIARKISCLQSFLRFLNKQGIPIALKLTRPRLDKKLPIYLSIDEISYLLDKIQPSELTTSSPHRDLAIFELLYATGIRCSELVSITFNNIDLENKTIRIFGKGKKERFVLFGSKAKEKIITYLEKERLLQKSDDEYLFLNHRGQSISTRSIQRICEMFRSFLNIQKKITPHKLRHSFATHLLNQGVDLRVVQELLGHATLTSTEKYTHVSNTQLSEMCDSIHPFNSIKKQST
- a CDS encoding sigma 54-interacting transcriptional regulator; this encodes MFNILYFFETIINSFPFLLLITLISISFKTGLLIFIIIHGFFRSTSVKKPWIFLSIVIISAMFSDMAWIIFTIKKLFIPDFSYKLVSFFIRISWIWFIVEYQALSLFIESLINKDYKISIFQYFFIGIGILFSFLHLYLAIQNIFFASTISFKYSLYTISTIYNFFPIVFSLYFTLKKLKTTFLPKILHQQAKVFIKFLIAPHLISDFIQLYPFSFYPSYIASNYAVVSISTAALTFALYFSAKKVMGLRFLNFQNHVQSVSSFNFIDDFKNTLEQLGQVTNMKELNHIAQSFFKNMFSVHPNRIMLVMRKIKRKQEPDDTVDSLNPIEKTVEAFISHHENEGCSIANYLRQEKILIMDEIEFSNFYENSATSQEILPFLKQINVDIFLPIYEKNTIIGYIVVERDSRSEEFYSNIERDEMVVFASYLANIINLLENRNLVTIIQKEKELQEELYRKLHEINQYKESIRSFLRDNKQRKIGILFYKQRRFIYANQTAKDLLQVNINVQEGHPLTKSLYKLSQQVQEYKTSYTCLVKDTIGNRLVLSAIPNLEQNNIIILVYYPEISDIVKEQVDLLKNPSEWDYLLYLETTASGKLIKQLIPGSGEKLLNFKIELLKTALSKKALLLEIPEADIMPMVELLHHISLRETLHILKLQAPEKNFATAMKLFGMNSIFGLNRELALLEKLNEVGTLFIENIHFLDLETQHHLAEFIRYGFFHVFKGDHKITANVRIICSTNQNLSTLVQEGRFSRALFKELNQTTLIMPPLLSLPKKELTDLAEGFTEQAIQTQTFKNLLVLTEKEKLKLINSCPASLQEFRSRVQNILLKKSQKNEVLQEVQFDPAYNVSDPELVEAARLGKKALKDPKILRMLMQKFKNQNKIATFLGVNRSSINRRCKEYNID